The genomic interval TTGCTATCGATTATAAAATCGATATTGAAAATATGGAACTTAGGATAATGCCTCTCCTTCTTATTTCCTTCCTGGAAAACGCATTTAAGCATGGAGTCGTTACCAATAAAGAATATCCAATTCGAATTTTGATAGAGGTGGTGAATAATAGACTTCACTTTAAAGTGTCTAATTTCAAAAACAAATTGAATAAAGATCAGGTGAGTGGAATCGGGCTCGAGAATCTAAAGAGACGTTTGGAGTTGGGATATCCTAATCAGTATAGTCTGATGGTTGATGATAAAGAACTGTTTTATAGCAGTGAATTATTTTTATATTTATAAAAAAACTTAACAAAATGCGTTGTCTTGTAATCGATGATGAACCGCTGGCGTTAGATATTTTGTGTGATTATATTAAACGAGTTCCCGAACTCGTACTTTTGGATTGTTTGACAGATCCGTTAAAAGGCCTGCAAATGGTTCAAAGGGGCGAAGTTGATCTTTTGTTCCTAGATATTCAGATGCCTGAACTTTCTGGTATCGATTTTCTTAAGAGGATGAATGGTGAATGCGAAGTGATTTTGACCACTGCGTATCCTGAATATGCATTGGATGGATACAATCTTAATGTAGTCGATTACCTTTTGAAACCGTTTGCTTTTGAACGTTTTAAAAAGGCAATTGAAAAAGTGTTAAATGTTCAGAATATACTCTTTGTTAAAGTAGAGCATAAGATGCAAAAGGTGGATTTAAATGAAGTCCTTTATATTGAGGGTTTAAAGGATTATATTTCTATCTATATTGGTGACGAACGGATTATAACATTGCAAAATTTAAAAAAAATAGATTCGTTACTTCCTGACAAACGTTTTGTCAGAGTTCATAAGTCTTATATCGTTTCTTTGGATAAAATAGACTCGATAGAGAAAGGGAAGATTAATATTGGTGAAAAGCAGATCCCTATTGGTGATACCTATCGTGATTCATTTTTTAAAAAGATCGAACAAAAAAGCTCTTAATTAGATCTCTCTTCCCACAGCTTTGCGATCATTATGATTGTTAAAACTGCTTTTTGCATATCTTGCACTGAAACCCACTCCTGTTTGCCATGGAAAGCATGTTCTCCAGCAAATATATTAGGGCAAGGCAGGCCCATAAACGAAAGTCGAGAACCATCGGTTCCGCCACGGATACTGCGTAAGATAGGGTTTATGTTTAATCGTTTCATAGCTTCAACACCGATTTCTGTCACCTGCGGGTGGTTTTGCAAGATGTTTTTCATATTACGGTATTGTTCATGTATGCTTATTTCAAAGGTACAGCCAGGAAATTGCGAAACGGTTTCTTTTGTGATCCTTCTTAATTCTTCGCTATGTTTTTTCAATAATTCATCATCGAAATCGCGTATAATTAAATCGATCGTGGCTTGCTCGACAGTTCCTGATATGGAAACTGGATGGATAAACCCTTCTTTATCAGATGTCGTCTCAGGTGAAAGTCGGTCTTTTGGTAAGTTGGAAATCAGCTCACTTGCTACTTTTATCGCGTTTATCATCTTCCCTTTTGCAAATCCCGGATGAATGCTATTGCCGTTAATCACAATACGCGCTCCATCAGCAGAAAAAGTCTCGTCTTCGATAGACCCCAAGGTCTCACCATCCACAGTATAACCATAATCGGCACCTAACTTTTCCATGTCCAACATTTCAACGCCTCTGCCTATTTCTTCATCAGGTGTGAATAAAATGCGAATATCTCCATGTTTAATTTCCTGATGTTTCAATAGAAGTTGCACTGCATCCATGATTTCAGCAACGCCGGCTTTATTGTCTGCCCCTAGTAGCGTTGTTCCACTAGCAGTAATAATATCATTGCCATATTGTTTAGCAAGATCTGGATGGTTTTGAGGTGTCAGGACTTGTGTCTCATCGTCGGGCAAGACAAGGTCTTGCCCTTGATAGTTATGGTGAATGATGGGCTGTACATTTGTTCCACTACAATCTGGTGAAGTGTCCATGTGGGCACAAAAACAAATAACAGGGACATCTTTGTCCGTATTTGATGGAACCGTAGCAAAAACATACCCATGCTTGTCTACGTGTGCATCCTTGATACCAAGCTCAGTTAGTTGTTCGACAAGTAGGTTCGCAAGGTTTTTCTGTTTATCTGTAGAAGGAAAACTTTTCGAATTTGGATCAGACTGGGTGTCAATCTGTACGTATTGCATGAATTTCTCTGTTACTTGAAATTCATGCTCCTGAATTTGTAAGCTCATGTCGATAGAAAAATATTTTTATAAGAAAAAGCCCACAGTTTTATGTGGGCTTTTTCTTATGCTGTTGCGTCTTCTGTAGTGAATTCCTCGTCTACGAGAATGCGACCACAATGTTCGCACACGATTATTTTTTTTCGTTGACGAATATCTAACTGTCTTTGAGGTGGGATTTGGTTAAAACAACCGGAGCAAGAATCGCGATCAATAGTTACTACAGCTAAGCCATTTTTAGCATTTTTTCTTAACCGATTGTAGGCTATCAATAGACGCTCGTCTATTTTCTTTTCAGCTTTCTCGGCTTTGGAAAGCAACACTTTCTCGTCCTTCTCAGTCTCTCCAGTAATATTATTAAGTTCTTCTCGTTTTGCAGCAAGATCTTTCTGACGTTCTTCTAGATCTTCCTGTGCCTTTTCGTACTTGCTAGTTTTATTGCTGATTTCGAATTCAGTTTCACGAATTTTCTTTTCAAGAACTTGGATCTCAAGACCCTGTATTTCGATCTCTTTAGCTATCGCGTCGTATTCACGATTGTTTTTTACTTCATTCAACTGGGTTTCATATTTCTTAATCGCCGCTTGCGCGTCCTTAATTAAATTTTTACGATTAACGATAGAGTCTTCAGATGCGTCAAGATCGGTTCTGATCTTTTCAATCCGAGTTTCAAGTCCAGCGACTTCGTCCTCAAGATCTGCTACCTCAATTGGAAGTTCTCCGCGTACCTGATGAATTTTATCTATTTGTGTATGAATTGTTTGCAGGTTCCACAATGCTTGTAATTTCTGCTCTACAGTTTTTTCCATTAAAAGTAATATTTTATTGGGTTTGTGCTTTCTTTAGTAATTTGGATTGCAAAGTTAGGAAATTTTTTTCGTATTACTTCTAACAATAAATCTTGCGTAAACTGCTCGCTTTCAAAATGTCCGATATCTGCAATCATGATTTTATCTTCAGCATCGAAGAACTCATGATATTTAAAATCAGAGGATATGAACACATCCGCACCTGCTCTGATCGCGTTTTTTAGAAGGAAACTGCCTGCACCTCCACATACAGCTACCCGTTGGATGTTATTAGTCTTGTGTCCCGCGTGCCGAATGACCTGTACATTCATTTGCTCTTTTAAAAAAGACAGAAAGGTTTCTTTCGGTTGAGGTTCTGCTAGGTTTCCAATCATGCCAGCTCCCACCTCCTGGTAGCTGTTGTCGAGTGAATAAATGTCGTAGGCTACCTCTTCATACGGGTGACTCTCATACATTGCTATTAGAATATTCCTTTCTTTATAATAGGGATAAATGACCTCTATGGCTAGTTCTTGTACGTTTTCTCTTCGGCCAGCCTCGCCAATGGTCGGTAATGCATATTCGTTCGGCAAGAAAGTTCCGGTTCCGGAACTGCTGAAGCTACATTCCGAGTAATTACTAATATTGCCGGCACCAGCAGCAAATAGAGCATTTTTAACAACCTCAGAATGGCTTATTGGAACGAAAACCTTGAGTTTTTTTAAAACATTTCCTTTCGGCGATAACATAGCTGGATTTTGTATCCCCAGGCGCTCCATGATTTTAG from Pedobacter indicus carries:
- a CDS encoding LytR/AlgR family response regulator transcription factor, whose amino-acid sequence is MRCLVIDDEPLALDILCDYIKRVPELVLLDCLTDPLKGLQMVQRGEVDLLFLDIQMPELSGIDFLKRMNGECEVILTTAYPEYALDGYNLNVVDYLLKPFAFERFKKAIEKVLNVQNILFVKVEHKMQKVDLNEVLYIEGLKDYISIYIGDERIITLQNLKKIDSLLPDKRFVRVHKSYIVSLDKIDSIEKGKINIGEKQIPIGDTYRDSFFKKIEQKSS
- the pepT gene encoding peptidase T yields the protein MSLQIQEHEFQVTEKFMQYVQIDTQSDPNSKSFPSTDKQKNLANLLVEQLTELGIKDAHVDKHGYVFATVPSNTDKDVPVICFCAHMDTSPDCSGTNVQPIIHHNYQGQDLVLPDDETQVLTPQNHPDLAKQYGNDIITASGTTLLGADNKAGVAEIMDAVQLLLKHQEIKHGDIRILFTPDEEIGRGVEMLDMEKLGADYGYTVDGETLGSIEDETFSADGARIVINGNSIHPGFAKGKMINAIKVASELISNLPKDRLSPETTSDKEGFIHPVSISGTVEQATIDLIIRDFDDELLKKHSEELRRITKETVSQFPGCTFEISIHEQYRNMKNILQNHPQVTEIGVEAMKRLNINPILRSIRGGTDGSRLSFMGLPCPNIFAGEHAFHGKQEWVSVQDMQKAVLTIIMIAKLWEERSN
- a CDS encoding zinc ribbon domain-containing protein; the protein is MEKTVEQKLQALWNLQTIHTQIDKIHQVRGELPIEVADLEDEVAGLETRIEKIRTDLDASEDSIVNRKNLIKDAQAAIKKYETQLNEVKNNREYDAIAKEIEIQGLEIQVLEKKIRETEFEISNKTSKYEKAQEDLEERQKDLAAKREELNNITGETEKDEKVLLSKAEKAEKKIDERLLIAYNRLRKNAKNGLAVVTIDRDSCSGCFNQIPPQRQLDIRQRKKIIVCEHCGRILVDEEFTTEDATA
- a CDS encoding Nif3-like dinuclear metal center hexameric protein, which gives rise to MKLVEITKYLESLAPLHLQEDYDNSGLIVGNPQDEITGALVALDCTERIVDEAIEHHCNLIITHHPIVFRGLKRFNDSTYVERVVAKAIRHRIALYAAHTNLDNIRGGVNAKIMERLGIQNPAMLSPKGNVLKKLKVFVPISHSEVVKNALFAAGAGNISNYSECSFSSSGTGTFLPNEYALPTIGEAGRRENVQELAIEVIYPYYKERNILIAMYESHPYEEVAYDIYSLDNSYQEVGAGMIGNLAEPQPKETFLSFLKEQMNVQVIRHAGHKTNNIQRVAVCGGAGSFLLKNAIRAGADVFISSDFKYHEFFDAEDKIMIADIGHFESEQFTQDLLLEVIRKKFPNFAIQITKESTNPIKYYF